Proteins encoded together in one Buchnera aphidicola (Takecallis taiwana) window:
- the nuoG gene encoding NADH-quinone oxidoreductase subunit NuoG has protein sequence MAIIYINNIQYDVSLSNNLLQTCLSLKIDIPYFCWHVELGSVGVCRLCAVKQFHDIHDVSGKIIMSCMTPISNNMIISTNDIEVSKFRKGIIELLLVNHPHDCPICEEGGNCHLQDMTVLTGHNARRYTFPKRIHRNQYLGDFIQHNMNRCIGCYRCVRYYKDYAGGTDFGVYGISNNIYFGRFEDGALESEHSGNLIEVCPTGVFTDKLSGTSYNRKWDLQYAPSLCQHCSIGCNIIIGEKYGILSKIENRYHKQINRHFLCDLGRFGYRYINFRKRFQHPVSYNDNKDIILNEENAIILAANILKNANGIIGVGSIRSSLESNFALRTLVGKNNFSSGMIENDHQCVKLIIDILQNSGIYTPTLLEVEEYDLVFIIGEDITQNAPRLSLAIRQLHKKNQRDNNIKHSIPEWHSTAMLNITNKNKCIYILHTHEMNLDDISALQYHDSIRNQEILLDSLINKINNKSSIYTNTAPGMTEYISCIYHALISCKKPLIISGLHSGSINLIKLATNLSKSLQSVNKDVGLILLTSSANSIGVGLLSGMSITTAFKKIVDNKIDTLVILENDLYRHSIKKKLDFIIKKVKNILVFDHLTTVLTKKSTLFFPITNFVESSGTIINYEGRAQRFFYACKPKIYDTNTSILEAWEWIYKIYYKIHNKNNINITLDDVIEKYIHDVPILKVIKHVAPNAQYKILGQKIARSPHRLSSRTAIFSEFNVHEPAQKDDLNTMFSFSMEGKQQPNTEIEYIPFVWSPGWNSIQAWNKYIFDKNDYSSGIRMFHNNIIKKEYFFHNINITDDNSKVWTIIPYYVLFGSEELSQHSDIVRNKLSIVYALLHEKYKNKFLLSVDGMIQFECLGEVFQLSMKFSSKIPLKTLGLPLGFPKIPRILLGCTVKNIRGVT, from the coding sequence ATGGCCATTATTTATATTAATAACATACAATATGATGTAAGTTTATCAAATAATTTATTACAAACCTGTTTATCATTAAAGATAGATATACCATATTTTTGTTGGCATGTTGAGTTAGGTAGTGTGGGTGTATGTAGATTATGTGCAGTTAAGCAATTTCATGATATACATGATGTATCCGGTAAAATTATTATGTCATGTATGACACCTATATCAAATAATATGATTATTTCAACTAATGATATCGAAGTATCAAAATTTCGTAAAGGTATTATAGAATTATTATTAGTTAATCACCCTCATGATTGCCCGATTTGTGAAGAAGGCGGTAACTGTCATTTACAAGATATGACGGTATTAACTGGTCATAACGCACGACGTTATACATTTCCTAAACGAATACATCGAAATCAATATTTAGGTGATTTTATACAACATAATATGAATCGGTGTATTGGTTGTTATCGATGTGTACGATATTATAAGGATTATGCAGGCGGTACTGATTTTGGAGTATATGGTATTAGTAATAATATTTATTTTGGTAGATTTGAGGATGGTGCTTTAGAAAGTGAGCATTCCGGTAATTTAATTGAAGTATGCCCGACTGGGGTTTTTACAGATAAATTATCTGGTACATCCTATAATCGTAAATGGGATTTACAATACGCACCAAGTTTGTGTCAACATTGTAGTATAGGTTGTAATATTATTATTGGAGAAAAATATGGTATTTTAAGTAAAATAGAAAATCGGTATCATAAGCAGATTAATCGTCATTTTTTATGTGATTTAGGTCGTTTTGGTTATCGTTACATTAATTTTAGAAAGCGTTTTCAACATCCCGTGTCTTATAATGATAATAAAGATATTATTTTAAATGAAGAAAATGCAATTATATTAGCAGCGAATATATTGAAAAATGCAAATGGTATTATTGGAGTTGGATCGATTCGATCTAGTTTAGAAAGTAATTTTGCATTAAGAACGTTAGTTGGTAAAAATAATTTTTCTAGTGGTATGATTGAAAATGATCATCAATGTGTAAAGTTAATTATTGATATTTTACAAAACAGTGGTATATACACACCAACTTTGTTAGAAGTGGAAGAGTATGATCTTGTTTTTATTATAGGGGAAGATATCACGCAAAATGCTCCAAGATTAAGTTTAGCAATTCGTCAATTACATAAAAAAAATCAACGAGATAATAATATTAAACATAGTATACCTGAATGGCATAGTACCGCTATGTTAAATATTACTAATAAAAATAAATGTATTTATATTTTACATACGCATGAAATGAATTTAGATGATATTTCAGCACTACAATATCATGATTCCATACGAAATCAAGAAATATTGTTAGATTCTCTTATAAATAAAATTAATAATAAATCTAGTATATATACAAATACAGCACCTGGGATGACTGAATACATTTCATGTATTTATCATGCATTAATATCTTGTAAAAAACCCCTGATTATTTCTGGCTTACATTCCGGTAGCATCAATTTAATTAAATTAGCAACCAATCTTTCAAAAAGTTTACAATCTGTAAATAAAGATGTTGGTTTAATATTATTAACCTCTTCTGCGAATAGTATTGGTGTTGGTTTGTTATCGGGGATGTCTATTACAACCGCTTTTAAAAAGATTGTGGATAATAAAATTGATACTTTAGTAATTTTAGAAAATGACTTATATCGCCATAGTATAAAAAAAAAACTTGATTTTATTATAAAAAAAGTAAAAAATATACTTGTTTTTGACCATTTAACTACTGTTCTTACTAAAAAAAGTACTTTGTTTTTTCCAATTACTAATTTTGTTGAAAGTTCCGGAACCATTATTAATTATGAAGGTAGAGCACAAAGATTCTTTTATGCTTGTAAGCCGAAAATTTACGATACGAACACTTCTATTTTAGAAGCTTGGGAATGGATATATAAAATATATTATAAAATTCATAACAAAAATAATATTAATATTACATTAGATGATGTTATTGAGAAATATATTCATGATGTTCCCATACTGAAAGTGATAAAACATGTTGCACCAAACGCACAGTATAAAATATTAGGTCAAAAAATTGCAAGATCTCCTCATCGGTTAAGTAGTAGAACTGCAATATTTTCTGAATTTAATGTTCATGAACCAGCACAAAAAGATGATCTGAATACTATGTTTTCATTTTCTATGGAGGGTAAACAACAACCAAATACAGAGATTGAATATATACCATTTGTTTGGTCTCCTGGATGGAATTCTATACAAGCATGGAATAAATATATATTTGATAAAAATGATTATAGTTCTGGTATTCGAATGTTTCATAATAACATAATTAAAAAAGAATATTTTTTTCATAATATTAATATTACAGATGATAATAGTAAAGTCTGGACAATTATACCGTATTACGTTTTGTTTGGTAGTGAAGAATTAAGTCAACATTCCGATATTGTGAGAAATAAATTATCGATTGTGTATGCTTTATTACATGAAAAATATAAAAATAAATTTTTGTTAAGCGTAGATGGTATGATTCAATTTGAATGTTTAGGAGAAGTTTTTCAATTATCTATGAAATTTTCCTCGAAAATACCATTAAAAACACTGGGTTTACCTTTAGGTTTTCCAAAGATACCCCGTATTTTATTAGGTTGTACAGTAAAAAATATAAGAGGTGTAACATAA
- the nuoH gene encoding NADH-quinone oxidoreductase subunit NuoH has product MIYCFLHIFCTVLIIVFFGAMLSFIERRLLGLFQNRYGPNRVGWFGSLQLIADMIKMLFKEDWIPTFSRSLLFVVAPIIAFISLLLVMVDIPWDNNTYIIDLNIGILFFLIMSALSVYSILFAGWSSNNKYALLGAIRAIAQTLSYEVFLGLSIMGVIIKAHSFNLIDIVNSQQYIWNIIPQFFGFMTFLVAGLALCHRHPFDQPESEQELADGYHIEYSGMKFGMFFIGQYLSMMVTSAIITIMFLGGWFGPWLPGYIWFLLKNIVCIVFFILLRAALPRPRYDQILYFGWIICLPITLLNLIFTAFFVLLH; this is encoded by the coding sequence ATGATCTATTGCTTTTTGCATATCTTTTGTACTGTATTAATCATAGTTTTTTTTGGTGCTATGCTGAGTTTTATTGAACGTAGATTATTAGGGTTATTTCAAAACAGATATGGTCCTAATCGAGTAGGATGGTTTGGATCGTTACAATTAATAGCTGATATGATAAAAATGTTATTTAAAGAAGATTGGATTCCTACTTTTAGTAGATCCTTATTATTTGTTGTTGCTCCAATCATTGCGTTTATTTCGTTATTGTTAGTTATGGTTGATATACCATGGGATAATAATACTTATATTATTGATTTAAATATAGGCATTTTATTTTTTTTAATTATGTCTGCTTTATCGGTATATTCAATTTTATTTGCTGGTTGGTCTAGTAATAATAAATATGCTTTATTGGGAGCGATACGTGCAATAGCACAAACATTAAGTTATGAGGTATTTTTAGGTTTATCTATAATGGGTGTAATTATTAAGGCTCATTCTTTTAATTTAATTGATATTGTTAACTCTCAACAATATATTTGGAATATTATTCCTCAGTTTTTTGGATTTATGACTTTTTTAGTTGCTGGTTTAGCTTTATGTCATCGTCATCCCTTTGATCAACCTGAATCTGAACAAGAATTGGCTGATGGATACCATATTGAATATTCTGGCATGAAATTTGGCATGTTTTTTATTGGACAGTATTTATCCATGATGGTGACTTCTGCAATAATTACTATCATGTTTTTAGGGGGTTGGTTTGGTCCTTGGCTACCTGGATACATATGGTTTTTGTTAAAAAATATAGTTTGCATAGTATTTTTTATTTTATTACGCGCTGCTTTGCCGAGACCACGTTATGATCAAATTCTTTATTTTGGTTGGATAATTTGCTTACCGATAACATTATTAAATTTAATATTTACTGCATTTTTTGTACTATTACATTAA
- the nuoI gene encoding NADH-quinone oxidoreductase subunit NuoI yields MYIKSIIFGIITQLRSIFITLKHAFQDRETILYPENSIYLAPRYRGRIVLTKDPDGNNRCVACNLCSVVCPVSCISLQKTQDQSGRWFPKFFKINFSRCIFCGLCEEACPTTAIQLTPDFELSDFNRQDLVYNKKNLSISGTGKYHNYNFYQQSGVFITKRKKNNIHATPINIKDLLP; encoded by the coding sequence ATGTATATTAAAAGTATTATTTTCGGAATAATAACACAGTTACGCAGTATTTTTATAACATTAAAACATGCATTTCAAGACCGTGAAACTATATTATACCCAGAGAATTCAATATATCTTGCTCCCAGATACCGTGGTCGTATTGTTTTAACAAAAGATCCCGATGGAAATAATCGTTGTGTGGCATGTAACTTATGTTCTGTTGTATGTCCTGTGAGTTGTATATCTTTACAAAAAACACAGGATCAATCCGGTCGTTGGTTTCCAAAATTTTTTAAAATTAATTTTTCTCGTTGTATTTTTTGTGGTTTATGTGAAGAAGCTTGTCCAACAACTGCAATTCAATTAACGCCGGATTTTGAATTAAGTGATTTTAATAGACAGGATTTGGTATATAATAAGAAAAATTTATCTATTTCTGGTACTGGAAAATATCATAATTATAATTTTTATCAACAATCCGGTGTTTTTATTACAAAACGTAAAAAAAATAATATACATGCCACACCAATTAATATCAAAGATTTATTACCTTAG
- a CDS encoding NADH-quinone oxidoreductase subunit J family protein gives MYLAFYCLSFLTVLFTVFSIFQKNVMYSLLYFFVSVLTTSIIFFLLGNYLIGSLQIIIYAGAILVLFMFVVMLLNVDELENQLYYPKYSYVFFIFCMIFCIFGLYKMFFCLYGSYVFKIISNMHVLGKMLFEPYILIVEFVSILLLSIIVIIILISNIQNKNILDV, from the coding sequence ATGTATTTAGCTTTTTATTGTTTGTCATTTTTGACTGTATTATTTACTGTTTTTTCTATTTTTCAAAAAAATGTAATGTATTCATTGTTATATTTTTTTGTTTCGGTTTTAACTACTTCTATTATATTTTTTTTATTAGGTAATTATTTGATAGGATCATTACAAATTATTATTTATGCTGGAGCAATTTTAGTTTTATTTATGTTTGTTGTAATGTTATTAAACGTTGATGAATTAGAAAACCAATTGTATTATCCGAAGTATAGTTATGTTTTTTTTATATTTTGTATGATATTTTGTATTTTTGGATTATATAAAATGTTTTTTTGTTTATATGGAAGCTATGTTTTTAAAATTATTAGTAATATGCACGTTTTAGGTAAAATGTTATTTGAACCGTATATTTTAATTGTTGAGTTTGTTTCAATTTTATTATTATCAATTATTGTTATCATAATTTTGATTTCAAACATTCAAAATAAGAATATTTTAGATGTATAA